In a genomic window of Gloeocapsopsis dulcis:
- a CDS encoding ABC transporter permease → MKLFTHFLESRFWALCIKEVNQILRNKQLIFLLLFPPTIQLLIFGFALNADVQNLRLGIVDYANTYESRELVAALTENQIFIPQTYSFSQDEIAQQVRLGKITAGLVIPPEFNRDLAQNKTAEVQIFIDGVDANTAGIASGYAAQIINQYSRSLDENPTPPLVQAQSVFFYNPGLLSSWFLVPGVLGTVITLTSTLVSSTTLVREKDSGTLEQLLMTPADAWEILLAKIAPLFVLLMGDILLALSVARIVFRVPLQGSLFLFLTLGGLYVFVGIGFGLMLATLAKNQQQVVLTSFFINLPLIQLSGAIAPIESMPIFFQYLSLLNPLRHFVAISRGILLKGVGIDILLPHVLALFTFVVVLLTVSVNRFRSQLS, encoded by the coding sequence GAAAGTCGCTTCTGGGCATTATGCATTAAAGAAGTTAATCAGATATTAAGAAACAAGCAACTAATTTTTTTACTACTTTTTCCCCCAACAATACAACTCTTAATCTTTGGATTTGCACTTAATGCGGATGTCCAAAACCTCAGGTTAGGAATTGTAGACTATGCTAATACTTATGAAAGTCGAGAGTTGGTTGCTGCATTAACAGAAAATCAAATTTTTATTCCTCAAACTTATAGTTTCAGTCAAGACGAAATTGCTCAACAAGTGCGTCTAGGAAAAATCACTGCTGGCTTAGTGATTCCTCCAGAATTTAATCGAGATTTAGCCCAAAATAAAACGGCTGAAGTACAGATTTTTATCGATGGAGTTGATGCGAATACCGCAGGAATTGCTAGCGGTTACGCCGCCCAGATAATTAACCAATACAGCCGTAGTTTAGATGAAAATCCTACACCACCCTTAGTACAAGCGCAAAGTGTTTTCTTCTACAATCCTGGGTTATTAAGTAGTTGGTTTTTAGTTCCTGGGGTGTTGGGAACTGTCATTACCTTAACAAGTACCCTTGTTTCCTCTACTACATTGGTGCGCGAAAAAGACTCTGGAACGTTAGAACAATTGTTGATGACTCCTGCAGATGCTTGGGAAATTCTCTTAGCTAAAATTGCTCCATTATTTGTGCTTTTGATGGGAGATATACTATTAGCACTCAGCGTAGCTCGTATTGTCTTTAGAGTACCGCTACAAGGCAGCTTGTTTTTATTTTTGACGCTTGGGGGACTTTACGTATTTGTAGGTATTGGTTTTGGTTTGATGTTAGCAACTTTGGCAAAAAACCAGCAACAAGTAGTTTTAACTTCATTTTTTATCAATTTACCCCTAATTCAACTTTCAGGGGCGATCGCCCCCATTGAAAGTATGCCGATTTTCTTCCAATACCTCTCACTACTCAATCCCCTACGTCACTTTGTTGCCATATCACGCGGGATTCTGCTTAAAGGCGTTGGTATTGATATTCTATTACCGCACGTACTTGCGCTCTTCACTTTTGTTGTAGTTCTACTGACGGTTAGTGTTAATCGCTTTCGGAGTCAGTTGAGTTAG